Proteins encoded together in one Quercus lobata isolate SW786 chromosome 3, ValleyOak3.0 Primary Assembly, whole genome shotgun sequence window:
- the LOC115982650 gene encoding transcription factor bHLH90: METMRGLERTVEWLRPFVQTKTWDYCVVWKLGDDPSRFIEWMGCCCSGGYRFVANVKEERGVEHHLSPLCKDGHFQHPISTKACEALAQLPSSMPLYSGVHGEVVISTQPRWICDANALDSDISNDKLGTRVLIPVVGGLIELFVAKHLPKDQKIIEFITAQFNISLDQDAKSVWNTANVKLSEHHLAPLPEEYSQHWPGIQALSPVTQSSSYPSVEGLSSGSTRSSECPFDLNCGYIPLHGSMNQSIGKSSGSKKPEYNVSSLKTKLALNCGNVVEKEKEKVIQEPKTKKFHSKNLATERKRRHRIKDGLFTLRALVPKITKMDRAAIVGDAIEYIQELQKEVEQLNDELREMEEEDCEKNKAELKILKPNRTNGGTTCFAPTEQKPESSSLGEKKQTEVQVEVSQIGQRDFLIKIICEQKRGGFARFMEAIDSLGLQVADANVTTFCGQVLNILRVEANTDIKPKKLRDALFELVDCRLSQ; the protein is encoded by the exons ATGGAGACAATGAGGGGTTTGGAGAGAACAGTGGAGTGGCTTAGACCCTTTGTTCAGACAAAGACCTGGGACTATTGTGTTGTTTGGAAACTAGGAGATGATCCATCTAG GTTTATTGAATGGATGGGTTGCTGTTGTAGTGGTGGTTATAGATTTGTTGCTAATGTGAAAGAGGAAAGAGGTGTGGAGCATCATTTGAGTCCTCTTTGCAAAGATGGTCACTTCCAGCATCCCATAAGCACAAAGGCTTGTGAAGCTCTTGCTCAACTTCCTTCTTCTATGCCACTGTATTCTGG GGTTCATGGTGAAGTTGTCATATCAACCCAACCCAGGTGGATTTGCGATGCCAATGCCTTGGATTCAGATATTTCAAAC gACAAACTCGGAACCCGAGTTCTGATCCCAGTTGTTGGTGGTCTTATTGAGCTCTTTGTCGCAAAGCAT CTACCAAAAGACCAAAAGATCATAGAGTTCATTACAGCTCAGTTTAACATCTCTTTAGACCAAGATGCCAAGAGTGTCTGGAACACTGCCAATGTGAAACTCAGTGAACATCATCTTGCTCCATTGCCTGAAGAGTACTCACAACATTGGCCTGGAATACAAGCTCTTTCTCCGGTGACCCAGTCCAGCTCCTATCCTAGTGTTGAGGGATTATCAAGTGGATCCACTCGTTCCAGTGAATGTCCATTTGACTTAAATTGTGGTTATATACCACTACATGGTTCTATGAATCAGTCAATTGGAAAATCTTCTGGCTCTAAAAAGCCTGAGTACAATGTGAGTTCATTGAAGACAAAATTGGCATTAAATTGTGGCAATGTGgtagaaaaagagaaggaaaaagttATCCAggaaccaaaaacaaaaaaattccattCAAAAAATCTCGCCACAGAGAGGAAAAGAAGGCACAGGATTAAAGATGGGCTCTTCACTCTACGTGCTTTAGTCCCAAAGATAACCAAG ATGGATAGAGCTGCGATTGTTGGAGATGCAATTGAATATATACAAGAGTTGCAGAAGGAGGTTGAGCAACTTAACGATGAGCTCAGGGAAATGGAAGAAGAGGACTGCGAAAAGAATAAAGCAGAGTTGAAGATCTTAAAACCAAACAGAACAAATGGTGGCACCACATGTTTTGCTCCTACTGAGCAAAAACCGGAATCATCCAGCCTTGGAGAAAAGAAGCAAACAGAG GTGCAAGTGGAAGTGAGCCAGATAGGCCAAAGAGACTTCTTGATTAAGATCATCTGTGAGCAGAAGCGAGGTGGGTTTGCGAGGTTCATGGAGGCTATAGATTCCTTAGGACTTCAAGTAGCCGATGCCAATGTCACCACATTCTGTGGCCAGGTCTTGAACATTCTCAGAGTTGAG GCAAACACAGACATTAAGCCGAAGAAGTTGAGGGATGCTTTGTTCGAGCTAGTAGACTGTAGACTATCACAATAG
- the LOC115982651 gene encoding LOW QUALITY PROTEIN: proline-rich receptor-like protein kinase PERK13 (The sequence of the model RefSeq protein was modified relative to this genomic sequence to represent the inferred CDS: deleted 1 base in 1 codon), protein MADSAETLGSLVSSSPSPEGSGKDSPPPPPDNSSPPPVDSSSSPPSPSSSPPPPSPPPPTTSSPPPSNSKSPPPTSSPGSGSNPPSPPPPSNTVAPKASPPPPSNSKPPPPSPPQKSPPPPPPSTPTPTPPPSNNNGSSQNSPPPSQSPPSSSSPPPSSPPPPPTDNNSTSQPTSPPPSNTLVPPPTASSSPNPPGSPPKTSNTSQPPPPAKSSPSPRSSPSGSGLSPPPPKTVGSSTEVSSSPPPPAQSGSETVTTTATYVGVAVAGVFIIALIAVVFVTTRRRKRRAQIYTSHYMPPNSVAVKTDGFYYNQSQTTGNNGGDLYYHSFGSSQGSQRGNAYQGQGGAPDSNSLGATKSFFTYEELMEITNGFSRQNVIGEGGFGYVYKGQLPDGRVVAVKQLKAGSGQGEREFRAEVEIISRVHHRHLVSLVGYCISEQQRMLIYEFVPNKTLEHHMHGQGMPVLDWTKRMKIALGLQRVWHIYMKIVCHPKIIHRDIKSANILLDDVFEAQVADFGLAKLANDTHTHVSTRVMGTFGYLAPEYASSGKLTDRSDVFSFGVVLLELITGRKPVDPRQPLGDESLVEWARPHLIHALETGDFGALVDPRLEKQYVEVEMFRMIEAAAACIRHSAPKRPRMAQVVRALDSEGEMSDLSNGVKYGQSTIYDSGQYNKEIMRFRRMALGSDGSDLDAYSGPYSGPYNSKEMPKLKDEYSSSESETRAFNARSGEQRYGSTREGSARRF, encoded by the exons ATGGCAGACTCAGCGGAAACGCTGGGTTCTTTGGTCTCTAGTTCCCCTTCACCAGAGGGATCAGGGAAAGATAGTCCTCCTCCCCCACCTGATAATTCCTCTCCTCCACCGGTGGATTCTTCATCTTCTCCACCTTCACCTAGTTCAagtcctcctcctccttctcctcctcctcctactACTTCTTCTCCACCgccttcaaattcaaaatccccACCTCCTACCTCGTCTCCAGGCTCAGGTTCTAATCCCCCTTCACCCCCACCACCATCGAATACAGTAGCTCCGAAGgcttcacctccaccaccatcaaattcaaaacctccaccaccatcaccaccacaaaaatctcctcctcctcctcctccatctACTCCTACTCCTACACCTCCTCCTTCTAATAATAATGGATCTTCTCAAAACTCGCCACCTCCGTCACAATccccaccttcttcttcttctcctcctccttcttctcctcctcctcctcctactGATAATAATTCTACTTCTCAGCCAACTTCACCACCTCCATCTAATACCCTTGTTCCTCCTCCAACTGCCAGTTCCTCGCCTAACCCGCCTGGTTCACCACCCAAGACGTCGAACACTTCTCAGCCACCCCCTCCAGCCAAATCATCACCATCACCTCGGTCATCCCCTTCTGGTTCTGGCCTGTCCCCTCCTCCCCCCAAAACTGTAGGTTCCTCTACTGAGGTTAGCTCCagcccaccaccaccagcaCAGAGTGGGAGTGAAACTGTTACTACTACTGCTACTTATGTTGGGGTGGCGGTAGCAGGAGTGTTCATCATTGCCTTAATTGCAGTCGTTTTCGTAACCACAAGACGGAGGAAAAGGCGAGCTCAGATCTATACCTCCCATTACATGCCCCCCAATAGTGTTGCGGTGAAAACAG ATGGATTTTACTACAACCAGTCACAGACTACGGGGAATAATGGAGGAGATCTCTATTATCATTCATTTGGAAGTAGTCAAGGGAGTCAAAGGGGGAATGCATACCAAGGACAAGGAGGGGCACCAGACTCGAATTCCCTAGGTGCTACTAAGTCATTTTTTACCTATGAAGAGTTGATGGAGATAACCAATGGGTTTTCTCGCCAAAATGTTATTGGTGAGGGTGGGTTTGGGTATGTTTACAAGGGTCAGCTACCTGATGGAAGAGTGGTGGCTGTTAAGCAGCTCAAGGCAGGTAGTGGACAAGGGGAGCGGGAATTCAGGGCTGAAGTTGAGATTATTAGTCGTGTTCATCATCGACATTTGGTCTCGTTGGTGGGTTATTGCATCTCTGAGCAACAAAGAATGCTCATATATGAATTTGTTCCAAATAAAACACTTGAGCATCATATGCATG GTCAAGGAATGCCAGTGTTGGATTGGaccaaaagaatgaaaattgcTTTA GGTCTGCAAAGGGTTTGGCATATTTACATGAAGATTGTAT GCCATCCAAAAATTATTCACAGAGACATTAAGTCGGCAAATATTCttttggatgatgtttttgaggCACAG GTAGCAGACTTTGGACTTGCCAAACTAGCAAATGACACTCACACTCATGTATCCACTCGAGTCATGGGGACATTTGG GTACTTGGCACCCGAATATGCATCGAGTGGAAAATTAACAGACAGATCAGATGTATTCTCATTTGGAGTTGTGCTTCTAGAGCTAATCACTGGGCGTAAACCTGTTGACCCAAGGCAGCCTTTGGGAGATGAGAGTTTGGTTGAATGG GCTCGTCCACATCTAATTCATGCCCTTGAAACTGGTGATTTTGGTGCATTGGTAGATCCACGACTTGAAAAGCAGTATGTGGAGGTTGAAATGTTCAGAATGATCGAGGCAGCTGCTGCGTGCATTAGGCATTCTGCTCCAAAACGCCCACGCATGGCGCAG GTGGTAAGAGCATTGGACAGTGAAGGTGAAATGTCTGATCTGTCTAATGGGGTGAAATATGGCCAGAGCACAATATATGATTCTGGCCAATACAATAAAGAAATTATGAGATTTAGGAGGATGGCACTTGGCAGTGACGGCTCAGATCTTGATGCGTACAGTGGACCATACAGTGGACCATACAATTCTAAAGAAATGCCAAAGCTTAAGGATGAATATTCAAGTTCTGAATCAGAAACTCGAGCCTTTAATGCACGTAGTGGTGAGCAACGATATGGCAGCACAAGAGAAGGCAGTGCCCGCCGGTTTTAA